In one window of Amblyraja radiata isolate CabotCenter1 chromosome 29, sAmbRad1.1.pri, whole genome shotgun sequence DNA:
- the LOC116989744 gene encoding histone H3 yields the protein MARTKQTARKSTGGKAPRKQLATKAARKSAPATGGVKKPHRYRPGTVALREIRRYQKSTELLIRKLPFQRLVREIAQDFKTDLRFQSSAVMALQEASEAYLVGLFEDTNLCAIHAKRVTIMPKDIQLARRIRGERA from the coding sequence ATGGCCCGGACCAAGCAGACAGCGCGCAAATCGACCGGAGGGAAAGCTCCTCGTAAACAGCTAGCGACGAAAGCGGCGCGAAAGAGCGCTCCAGCCACGGGCGGAGTGAAGAAGCCTCATCGCTACCGGCCCGGCACCGTGGCTCTGAGAGAGATCCGGCGCTACCAGAAATCCACCGAGCTGCTCATCCGCAAACTGCCTTTCCAGCGCCTGGTGCGGGAGATCGCTCAGGACTTCAAGACAGACCTGCGCTTCCAGAGCTCGGCCGTCATGGCCCTGCAGGAGGCCAGCGAGGCTTACCTGGTGGGGCTCTTTGAGGACACCAATCTGTGCGCCATCCACGCCAAGCGAGTCACCATCATGCCCAAAGACATCCAGCTGGCCCGCCGCATCCGTGGGGAGCGCGCCTGA